The proteins below come from a single Edaphobacter acidisoli genomic window:
- a CDS encoding ABC transporter ATP-binding protein, with protein MQPAIIRAERVEKYYAQPSENRIQVIAPTDLSITAGEIVALLGPSGSGKSTLLRMLTGLSSPSAGQVYWHERPIATADVNVSIVFQSFALFPWLTVLENVEAPLKARGMEPAERRKRSLKILDTVGLDGFQAAYPKELSGGMRQRVGFARALVVEPEVLFMDEPFSALDVLTAENLRSELLELWQKKTIPTQSIFIVTHNIEEAVLLADRIIVLGRNPGHVRTDFKVALPQPRDKKNAAFTQLVDYIYKVLTQPDTQPPELPDTSGKPGRAQRQHYQMLPHARPGGIAGLLELLVDHNGKDDIYRLADDLAFEIDDLLPIVDAARLLGFLTVTEGDAVITPTGAEYANSEILRQKELFRTAAVENVLLLRQIVRAIDAKSDRSVPEEFFHDMLDEQFSEDETLRQLETAINWGRYAELFDFDASRRRFIQPEKLSPEVERTTTEIDA; from the coding sequence ATGCAGCCAGCCATCATCCGCGCCGAGCGTGTCGAAAAATATTACGCGCAGCCAAGCGAAAACCGCATCCAGGTCATCGCTCCGACTGATCTGTCGATCACGGCGGGCGAGATTGTCGCGCTGCTCGGGCCATCCGGTTCGGGTAAATCAACGCTGCTGCGCATGCTCACCGGCCTGTCGTCGCCCTCAGCGGGCCAGGTCTACTGGCACGAGCGCCCGATTGCAACCGCGGACGTCAACGTCTCGATCGTCTTCCAGAGCTTCGCGCTCTTCCCCTGGCTCACCGTGCTTGAAAACGTCGAAGCCCCGCTGAAGGCGCGCGGCATGGAGCCCGCCGAGCGACGCAAGCGCAGCCTGAAGATACTCGACACGGTAGGCCTCGACGGCTTTCAGGCCGCGTATCCGAAGGAGCTCTCCGGCGGCATGCGCCAGCGCGTCGGCTTCGCGCGCGCACTCGTCGTCGAGCCCGAAGTGCTCTTCATGGACGAGCCATTCTCCGCACTCGACGTGCTCACCGCGGAGAACCTGCGCAGCGAGCTGCTCGAGCTGTGGCAGAAGAAGACCATCCCTACGCAGTCCATCTTCATCGTCACGCACAATATCGAAGAAGCCGTGCTGCTCGCCGACCGCATCATCGTCCTCGGTCGCAACCCCGGCCATGTACGCACCGATTTCAAAGTTGCCCTCCCGCAGCCGCGCGACAAAAAGAATGCCGCCTTCACACAGCTGGTCGACTACATCTACAAAGTACTCACGCAGCCCGACACGCAGCCGCCTGAGCTGCCCGACACATCAGGCAAGCCCGGCCGCGCGCAACGGCAACACTACCAGATGCTCCCGCACGCGCGCCCCGGCGGAATCGCCGGACTCCTCGAACTGCTCGTCGACCACAATGGCAAAGACGACATCTATCGCCTCGCCGACGACCTCGCCTTCGAGATCGACGACCTGCTGCCCATCGTCGACGCCGCGCGCCTTCTCGGCTTCCTGACCGTCACCGAAGGCGACGCCGTCATCACTCCGACCGGCGCGGAATACGCCAACTCCGAGATCCTTCGCCAGAAAGAGCTCTTCCGCACAGCCGCAGTCGAAAACGTGCTTCTGCTCCGCCAGATCGTGCGAGCCATCGACGCCAAGAGCGACCGCAGCGTGCCGGAAGAGTTCTTCCACGACATGCTCGACGAGCAGTTCAGCGAAGACGAGACATTGCGCCAGCTCGAAACGGCCATCAACTGGGGCCGCTACGCCGAGCTGTTCGACTTCGACGCATCGCGCCGCCGCTTCATCCAACCCGAGAAGCTGTCTCCTGAAGTTGAGCGCACCACCACGGAGATCGACGCATGA
- a CDS encoding response regulator, whose translation MADPASSTNAKPRVLVADDEQVIANTLAIILNQAGFDARAVYSGEKAVEAIDSFQPDMLISDVIMTGMTGIEAAIIARTKLPKCKILLFSGQASTADLLEKARAQGHEFEILAKPVHPTDLLAKLRG comes from the coding sequence ATGGCAGATCCAGCATCCTCCACGAACGCAAAACCCAGAGTACTCGTGGCCGACGACGAACAGGTTATTGCCAATACGCTAGCCATCATTCTCAACCAGGCTGGTTTCGATGCGCGCGCTGTTTACAGCGGCGAGAAGGCCGTTGAGGCCATCGACAGCTTTCAGCCCGACATGCTGATCAGTGACGTCATCATGACGGGCATGACGGGCATTGAAGCAGCCATCATCGCGCGCACGAAGCTGCCGAAGTGCAAGATCCTGCTCTTTTCGGGTCAGGCTTCGACCGCTGACCTGCTGGAAAAAGCGCGGGCGCAGGGCCACGAATTTGAGATTCTGGCCAAGCCTGTGCATCCGACCGATCTGCTGGCCAAGCTGCGCGGTTAG
- a CDS encoding putative colanic acid biosynthesis acetyltransferase yields the protein MPKQAHYNAADHIPAETAEDPYLRPAFSAGNRMRRLIWGFCWALLYRTSPRPFHAWRASLLRMFGAKMGPGCHFYPKSKVWAPWNLVCDSQVTAADGVEIYNPAPVTFGSHAILSQDAYICGATHDYNDLTFPLLAYTMNFGAYAWVCARASVAPGVNLGEGAVLGMGSVATRDLEPWSIYAGVPAIKVKERMRAAAPRS from the coding sequence ATGCCGAAGCAAGCCCACTACAACGCGGCAGATCACATCCCGGCAGAGACAGCGGAAGATCCCTATCTGCGGCCCGCATTCTCCGCGGGCAATCGAATGCGACGACTCATCTGGGGATTCTGTTGGGCGCTGCTCTATCGCACATCCCCTCGACCATTTCACGCATGGAGAGCATCTCTGCTGCGTATGTTTGGCGCGAAGATGGGACCCGGCTGCCATTTTTACCCGAAGTCAAAAGTATGGGCGCCGTGGAACCTCGTGTGTGACAGTCAGGTCACAGCCGCTGACGGTGTCGAGATATATAACCCCGCGCCGGTTACATTTGGTTCACACGCCATCCTCTCGCAGGACGCATATATCTGCGGCGCCACACATGACTACAACGACCTCACCTTTCCCCTGCTTGCCTACACGATGAACTTCGGCGCGTATGCATGGGTGTGCGCCCGCGCTTCCGTAGCCCCAGGAGTGAATCTCGGCGAAGGCGCAGTGCTCGGCATGGGATCAGTCGCGACGCGCGACCTGGAGCCATGGAGCATCTACGCCGGAGTACCGGCGATCAAGGTGAAAGAACGAATGCGGGCCGCCGCACCTCGTAGCTAA
- a CDS encoding glycosyltransferase, whose protein sequence is MMTATAQLAKTKRTAAMLEVDEDQPMRILHIIGTLNPAAGGPTESVRVLLSYGPIGYTGEVVTLDDPKAPFLKDIPFPVHALGPFRTTYGFNTKLLPWLIANRERFDGVVVNGLWQYCGFAAWRALAGNTPYVVFTHGMLDPYFKRAFPLKHVKKWFYWMPFEHRVLRDAYRVLFTSRAEKRLAEQSFRLHKWEPYVVPYGASGPTGDPEVQKEAFFEKCPQVRNKRYLLFLGRIHRKKGCDLLIDAFAKVAHTDPELDLVFAGPDSQHWSAKLQHTATKAGIAHRIHWPGMITGDAKWGAFFACEAFILPSHQENFGIAVAEALGCGKPVLLADKVNIAEDIADFGAGLMELDTAEGTLSLLQRWIAMSDQQKQAMAVRAFECFHTNYDMRENAKAIIKLFENATVPAPRLRK, encoded by the coding sequence ATGATGACCGCAACGGCACAACTGGCAAAAACGAAACGAACTGCTGCTATGCTCGAAGTCGACGAAGACCAGCCGATGCGCATACTGCATATTATCGGAACGCTAAACCCGGCAGCAGGCGGGCCAACCGAGTCCGTTCGCGTGCTCTTGAGCTACGGGCCAATCGGCTACACGGGCGAAGTCGTGACACTCGACGACCCAAAGGCCCCATTTCTCAAAGACATTCCCTTTCCAGTCCATGCGCTCGGCCCATTTCGCACCACCTACGGCTTCAACACCAAACTGCTGCCCTGGCTGATTGCCAACCGTGAACGATTCGACGGTGTGGTGGTCAATGGCCTCTGGCAATACTGTGGATTCGCCGCATGGCGCGCTCTGGCCGGCAACACGCCCTATGTCGTCTTTACGCACGGCATGTTGGACCCGTACTTCAAGCGCGCCTTCCCGCTCAAGCACGTAAAAAAATGGTTCTATTGGATGCCGTTTGAACATCGCGTCCTGCGCGATGCCTACCGCGTGCTTTTTACCTCGCGTGCGGAAAAGCGGCTGGCCGAGCAAAGCTTCCGTTTGCACAAGTGGGAGCCTTACGTCGTGCCCTATGGAGCCAGCGGACCGACAGGAGATCCTGAGGTTCAAAAGGAAGCCTTCTTCGAAAAATGCCCCCAGGTGCGCAATAAGCGGTATCTGCTGTTCCTCGGCAGGATTCACCGCAAAAAAGGCTGCGACCTGCTGATCGATGCTTTCGCCAAGGTCGCCCACACTGACCCTGAACTCGACCTCGTCTTCGCAGGACCAGACTCGCAGCACTGGTCTGCGAAGCTGCAACATACCGCAACCAAAGCAGGCATCGCACATCGCATTCACTGGCCAGGCATGATCACTGGCGATGCAAAGTGGGGCGCATTCTTCGCTTGCGAGGCGTTCATCCTGCCATCACATCAGGAAAACTTCGGCATCGCGGTCGCAGAAGCTCTCGGCTGCGGCAAGCCTGTGCTGCTGGCCGACAAGGTCAACATCGCCGAAGATATCGCCGACTTCGGCGCAGGCTTGATGGAGTTGGATACAGCTGAAGGCACCCTGAGCCTGCTCCAACGCTGGATAGCCATGAGCGACCAGCAAAAACAGGCAATGGCTGTACGCGCCTTCGAGTGTTTCCACACAAACTACGACATGCGCGAGAATGCAAAGGCCATCATCAAGCTGTTTGAAAACGCGACCGTGCCTGCACCGCGACTGCGAAAGTGA
- a CDS encoding glycosyltransferase family 4 protein — MPSLPEEASNAPKNQVRLAYLVSHPIQYQAPLLRRIAREPDIDLTVLFGSDFSVRGYQDQGFGVDVKWDVPLLDGYQHEFLPKLRDGSDVRIFSPLSYGITSRLRRGPANGNGGFDALWVHGYATANAMHGILAANALGIPVLLRAESWLGDRERTGLTLAVKSCFFSLLRRLVNGVLPIGTLNANYWKRYLGEDLPQSLMPYAVDNAYFAQRSREAASGRSELQAELNLDPARPVILFASKLQTRKRCADLLEAYLRLAPGPGAEPVPYLVIVGDGEERAALEARAAESRLGSIRFCGFRNQSELPRFFDLATVFVLPSQHEPWGLIVNEVMNAGRAVIVSDDVGSAYDLITDGVEGCIYPVGNIDALTAALRRVLCTPETAASMGERGLKRIQSWSFEEDVRGLRQALAQVTGKIDA, encoded by the coding sequence ATGCCCTCTCTTCCCGAAGAAGCCTCGAACGCGCCGAAGAATCAAGTACGCCTTGCTTATTTAGTGAGTCATCCCATTCAGTACCAGGCGCCGTTGCTCAGAAGAATTGCGCGTGAGCCGGATATTGACCTCACTGTGCTGTTCGGCTCGGACTTCTCCGTGCGCGGCTATCAGGACCAGGGATTTGGCGTGGACGTGAAGTGGGATGTTCCGCTGCTGGATGGATACCAGCATGAGTTTCTCCCAAAACTCCGCGACGGATCGGACGTAAGGATATTCAGCCCTTTGAGCTATGGCATAACCAGCCGCTTACGACGAGGCCCCGCGAATGGCAATGGCGGATTCGACGCGCTGTGGGTGCACGGTTATGCAACTGCAAATGCGATGCATGGAATTCTCGCCGCAAATGCGCTGGGAATTCCCGTGCTGCTCCGGGCAGAATCGTGGCTCGGCGACCGAGAACGCACCGGCCTGACACTCGCAGTAAAGAGCTGTTTTTTTTCGCTCCTCAGGCGTCTTGTCAACGGCGTGCTGCCGATTGGAACGCTGAACGCGAATTATTGGAAGCGTTATCTGGGAGAAGACCTCCCTCAATCGCTCATGCCCTACGCCGTCGACAACGCATACTTCGCCCAGCGCAGCCGCGAGGCCGCAAGCGGACGCAGCGAGTTGCAGGCAGAGCTGAACCTGGACCCCGCGCGTCCTGTCATCCTCTTCGCCTCGAAGCTCCAGACGCGCAAACGCTGCGCCGACCTGCTGGAGGCCTACCTGCGCCTCGCACCCGGACCCGGCGCTGAGCCCGTCCCGTATCTGGTCATTGTCGGGGACGGCGAAGAACGTGCCGCACTCGAGGCCCGGGCAGCCGAAAGCCGCCTTGGCAGCATCCGATTTTGTGGCTTCAGAAATCAGTCGGAGCTGCCACGGTTCTTTGACCTCGCTACGGTGTTTGTTCTGCCGTCGCAGCACGAACCCTGGGGTCTGATCGTGAACGAAGTGATGAACGCTGGCCGTGCTGTTATCGTCTCAGACGACGTTGGCTCCGCCTACGACCTCATCACCGACGGCGTTGAAGGCTGCATCTATCCGGTTGGCAACATCGACGCGCTGACCGCAGCGCTGCGTCGGGTACTCTGCACTCCAGAGACTGCAGCAAGCATGGGCGAACGAGGCCTGAAGCGAATTCAATCCTGGAGCTTTGAAGAAGACGTGCGCGGCCTCCGGCAGGCACTGGCACAGGTCACAGGGAAAATAGACGCATGA
- a CDS encoding polysaccharide biosynthesis/export family protein, with amino-acid sequence MRLRTKHGSSSGTLRPFYGATGLITLTILVCFATGSKGWAQFSGPALSSNATVNEPMTPTTDPAILYPEGRDVHLMHGDLITVHLFATPDYAPVVRVGLDGSVQLPLVGDVHVEGLTLAEAESLIARRMESAGMYRNPQVTISITESPNQTVTLSGEMHGVLPVAGSRRLYDVLSAGGGLPVTASHMITINRPGVPQPIIVDLGNNPATSAKANVPVFPGDTIVISNDGVVYLLGAFKTPAAIPLRQNTPLTLLQAAAIGGGPGYEGRLGDLRIIRTEGSVRKVVRVDVKKVMEGKAPDPVLESDDIIFLPTSEMKAAIKSGGISTLIGLASILVFAAKQ; translated from the coding sequence ATGAGACTGCGAACCAAACATGGATCTTCCTCTGGCACTCTTCGCCCCTTTTATGGCGCAACAGGATTGATCACTCTGACGATTTTGGTGTGTTTTGCAACGGGCAGCAAAGGGTGGGCTCAGTTCAGCGGGCCAGCCCTCAGCAGCAACGCGACCGTGAATGAGCCGATGACGCCCACGACCGATCCGGCCATCCTTTATCCCGAAGGGCGCGACGTTCATCTGATGCATGGCGACCTGATCACCGTGCATTTATTCGCGACGCCCGATTACGCTCCCGTAGTCCGTGTTGGGCTTGATGGATCGGTTCAATTACCTCTGGTTGGCGATGTGCATGTGGAAGGCTTGACGTTGGCAGAGGCTGAGTCCCTCATTGCCCGGCGCATGGAAAGCGCTGGCATGTACCGCAATCCACAGGTAACGATCAGCATCACAGAATCGCCAAACCAGACCGTCACGCTGAGCGGTGAGATGCATGGCGTTCTTCCTGTCGCCGGCTCAAGGCGTCTGTACGATGTACTCTCTGCTGGCGGTGGTTTACCCGTGACAGCGAGCCACATGATTACAATCAACCGCCCGGGTGTGCCGCAGCCGATCATCGTCGATCTGGGAAACAACCCTGCAACCAGCGCGAAGGCAAATGTTCCTGTCTTCCCGGGAGACACCATCGTAATTTCAAATGATGGCGTCGTCTATCTACTCGGGGCCTTTAAAACCCCGGCTGCGATTCCATTGCGACAGAACACTCCGCTCACCCTGCTACAAGCGGCGGCAATTGGCGGCGGCCCTGGTTACGAGGGGCGTCTGGGTGATTTGCGCATTATTCGCACCGAAGGAAGCGTGCGTAAGGTCGTTCGCGTAGACGTCAAGAAGGTTATGGAGGGTAAAGCGCCTGACCCGGTGCTCGAATCCGACGACATCATATTCCTGCCGACCAGCGAGATGAAGGCTGCAATCAAGTCAGGTGGCATCAGCACACTGATCGGTCTGGCCTCCATCTTGGTCTTTGCGGCAAAGCAGTAA
- a CDS encoding GumC family protein: MFASFGRIQVRSGASNEYRLSAVQGFNTDTTTKMMTEIEILKSDSLMLTVARDMDLANNPAFLEKKGPVPHVSLDDPAVRQATIHRLQSFLQVTLVPKTDIISIGYSSLDPKLSADIANKVISTYIQRSYETRFASTQRVSEWMEGQLDDLKQKVENSQERMMDLQKQLGILGFDPNHNQISTSLEDLSRAAGQAELARIIAEARYRVLSGMDPNSIEGSIETTPGTAATELTQLRAQAATDKANYAQLEANLGPNHPQAKAVKAQIDELDKEIKDEESRLLLQAKSSYIVAQANEKQTTAALDQQKADAYKLRDDLVEYTLRQREYESERNLYDGLLQRLRTASVQAGLESLEIDVVDQALPPANPVLKPQSTIILTALAFGLLGGIAIAFLMESLDTGLRSIAEIESVTELPSLAIIPRGRRSSAEQAGHLTTAQRNISVLTQPKSQFAEAFRSLRTSLLLSTAGHPPKFILLTSATPSEGKTTTASNLATILAQRDTRVLLIDGDLRRPNIHHRFGLNGKTGLTTVLTGATTLEGTVQNVPEIPNLDILPSGPVPPFPTEMLGSETMEELLKRCGDIYTHVVLDSPPILSVTDGVILARMMDAVVLVVRHGKSSKHVVRRARDLLLRSGAPITGIVLNAVDLNSPEYYGYYGYSGYSYSSVDSEGWESQATAGTGDRKGGRG; the protein is encoded by the coding sequence ATGTTTGCCTCTTTTGGCCGGATTCAGGTGCGGTCCGGAGCGTCAAATGAATATCGTCTAAGCGCAGTGCAGGGTTTCAACACCGACACTACAACGAAGATGATGACGGAAATTGAGATACTCAAGAGCGACTCGCTGATGCTGACCGTCGCTCGCGATATGGATCTCGCAAACAATCCTGCATTTCTCGAAAAGAAAGGTCCTGTACCGCATGTATCGCTGGATGATCCCGCCGTCAGGCAGGCGACCATCCATCGGCTGCAGAGCTTCCTTCAGGTCACCCTGGTGCCCAAGACGGACATCATCAGCATCGGCTACTCGAGCCTGGACCCAAAGCTATCAGCCGACATCGCCAATAAGGTGATCTCCACGTATATCCAGCGCAGCTATGAGACGCGGTTCGCTTCGACCCAGCGAGTTTCAGAGTGGATGGAAGGCCAGCTGGACGACCTGAAACAGAAGGTAGAAAACTCCCAGGAACGCATGATGGACCTCCAGAAGCAGTTGGGGATTCTGGGGTTCGATCCGAACCACAATCAGATCAGCACATCGCTCGAAGATCTCTCAAGGGCCGCAGGACAGGCGGAGTTGGCAAGAATTATCGCTGAAGCACGCTACCGCGTACTCAGCGGAATGGACCCGAATTCAATCGAAGGATCCATTGAAACAACGCCGGGCACAGCAGCGACTGAACTGACCCAACTGCGCGCACAAGCCGCCACAGACAAGGCCAACTATGCACAGCTCGAAGCAAACCTTGGCCCCAACCATCCACAGGCAAAAGCAGTCAAAGCGCAGATCGACGAACTAGACAAAGAGATTAAGGACGAGGAAAGCCGCCTCCTGCTGCAGGCAAAATCAAGCTATATCGTTGCGCAGGCCAACGAAAAACAGACCACAGCCGCACTTGATCAGCAAAAAGCCGACGCCTACAAACTTCGTGATGATCTGGTTGAGTACACGCTCCGGCAGCGAGAGTACGAGTCGGAGCGCAACTTGTACGACGGGCTGCTGCAACGCCTGCGCACCGCCAGCGTACAGGCAGGCTTGGAATCACTGGAAATCGACGTAGTCGACCAGGCCCTCCCCCCGGCCAATCCGGTATTGAAGCCGCAATCGACCATCATCCTCACAGCGCTGGCCTTTGGCCTTCTCGGTGGTATCGCCATTGCGTTCCTGATGGAGAGTCTGGACACCGGGCTGCGGAGTATCGCCGAAATCGAAAGCGTTACGGAACTGCCTTCTCTTGCGATCATTCCCCGTGGAAGGCGTTCGTCCGCAGAGCAGGCAGGCCATCTCACGACTGCGCAGCGCAACATCAGCGTATTGACACAACCAAAGTCTCAGTTTGCTGAAGCCTTCCGCTCACTCAGAACCTCCTTGTTGCTTTCAACCGCCGGCCATCCGCCCAAATTCATCCTGTTGACCAGCGCAACCCCGTCGGAAGGCAAAACAACGACGGCAAGCAACCTGGCCACAATCCTGGCGCAGCGCGATACCCGTGTGCTTCTGATCGATGGCGACCTCAGGCGGCCAAACATTCACCACCGCTTCGGGTTGAACGGAAAGACAGGTCTCACCACCGTGCTGACAGGCGCCACCACGCTCGAAGGCACTGTCCAGAACGTGCCTGAGATCCCAAATCTCGACATCCTGCCCAGCGGCCCCGTACCTCCATTCCCCACTGAAATGCTCGGCTCGGAGACGATGGAGGAGCTGCTCAAGCGTTGCGGCGATATCTACACCCACGTGGTGCTTGATTCTCCTCCAATTCTCTCTGTCACAGACGGTGTCATCCTTGCTCGCATGATGGATGCCGTCGTATTGGTCGTGCGTCACGGCAAATCCAGCAAGCACGTCGTACGACGCGCGCGCGACCTGCTGCTGCGCTCAGGAGCACCCATCACCGGCATTGTGCTGAATGCGGTCGACCTGAATTCGCCTGAATACTACGGCTACTACGGTTACTCCGGGTACTCGTACTCCAGTGTCGATTCCGAAGGATGGGAATCGCAGGCCACTGCTGGAACTGGAGACCGCAAAGGTGGGAGAGGATGA
- a CDS encoding UDP-glucose dehydrogenase family protein, with amino-acid sequence MSKSIHIAVVGSGYVGLVAAVCFAEMGHEVICVDNDERKVAALQGGDTPIHEKHLPELLERYRNSRVRFTTDLAEATRASEAIFIAVGTPQSETGDADLSYVEAVACEIARSISSYKVIVEKSTVPVYTNEWICRALERNGVPRQLFDVVSNPEFLREGTAVVDFLHPDRIVVGADGNRAASLLQDIYSPLTTGKYYEVADAIAGECGASDPPQLLLTSTKSAEIIKHASNAFLALKISFINAVSNLCEAADADVEQVARGMGLDRRIGPRFLRPGIGYGGSCFPKDVAAFRSVAEQLGIDFGLLTEVEKINAQQKKRFLAKIRSALWTLRGKRLGVLGLAFKGETDDIRESPALDLVRMLLAEGCNLTVYDPAAMPRTKEALPEGSNLRYATDAYTAASGADALVILTDWQEFAALDLVRLSKSLRYPIVIDGRNLYEPQKMVDHGFTYLSVGRAVGHPVRAALAAAN; translated from the coding sequence ATGTCCAAAAGCATCCATATTGCCGTTGTAGGTTCCGGTTATGTTGGCCTTGTCGCTGCCGTCTGCTTCGCGGAGATGGGCCACGAGGTCATTTGCGTGGACAACGATGAGCGCAAAGTGGCGGCTCTTCAGGGGGGCGACACCCCGATCCACGAAAAGCATCTTCCGGAGCTGCTGGAGCGTTACCGCAATTCCCGTGTTCGCTTTACGACAGACCTGGCAGAGGCAACGCGCGCATCCGAGGCGATCTTTATCGCTGTCGGCACGCCACAGAGCGAGACGGGCGACGCCGACCTGTCTTATGTGGAAGCTGTTGCCTGCGAGATCGCTCGTTCTATCTCCAGCTACAAGGTAATCGTCGAAAAAAGCACCGTCCCTGTTTACACAAACGAGTGGATCTGCCGCGCACTGGAGCGCAATGGCGTTCCGCGCCAGCTCTTCGATGTTGTCTCAAACCCCGAGTTTCTGCGTGAAGGCACTGCCGTGGTCGACTTTCTTCACCCCGACCGCATCGTGGTGGGCGCTGATGGAAACCGTGCAGCATCGCTGCTGCAGGACATCTATTCGCCTCTGACCACGGGGAAATACTATGAGGTTGCGGACGCCATTGCTGGCGAATGCGGCGCCTCCGATCCGCCGCAACTGCTGCTGACCTCGACCAAGAGCGCGGAGATTATCAAGCACGCCTCTAACGCATTTCTGGCGCTCAAGATATCGTTCATCAACGCAGTTTCAAACCTCTGCGAGGCGGCGGACGCTGACGTAGAGCAGGTTGCGCGAGGGATGGGACTCGATAGGCGCATCGGTCCTCGGTTTTTGCGTCCTGGCATTGGCTATGGCGGCTCGTGCTTCCCGAAGGATGTTGCTGCTTTCCGTTCAGTGGCGGAACAACTGGGCATTGACTTCGGTCTTCTGACTGAGGTGGAGAAGATTAACGCACAGCAGAAGAAGCGTTTCCTTGCCAAGATCCGCTCTGCCCTTTGGACGCTGCGCGGCAAGCGGCTCGGCGTGCTTGGGCTCGCATTTAAGGGGGAGACGGACGACATTCGGGAATCGCCAGCTCTCGACCTGGTCAGAATGCTACTGGCGGAGGGCTGCAATCTGACCGTGTATGATCCGGCAGCTATGCCTCGTACAAAGGAAGCTCTACCCGAAGGCTCCAACCTGCGCTATGCAACCGACGCTTACACCGCCGCCAGTGGTGCGGACGCGCTGGTGATTCTTACCGACTGGCAGGAGTTTGCTGCGCTCGATCTTGTACGCCTGAGTAAGTCGCTTCGTTATCCGATCGTGATCGACGGACGCAATCTGTATGAGCCACAGAAGATGGTAGACCATGGATTTACGTATCTGAGCGTAGGTCGCGCTGTAGGGCATCCAGTCCGTGCTGCTTTAGCCGCCGCCAATTAG
- a CDS encoding UDP-glucuronic acid decarboxylase family protein, with protein MASQTILVTGAAGFLGSHLCDALFAEGNSVIGVDNFSTGNRDNVAHLASQSRFKLVEHDITRPFDPGKVDYVFNLASPASPIDYSRLGVETLMVGSAGTVNMLDLARKYNAGFLHASTSECYGDPEVHPQVETYWGNVNPIGPRSVYDEAKRFSEAAAMAYHRYYGVNTHLVRIFNTYGPRLQPNDGRVISNFMIQALRGEPLTIYGDGSQTRSFCYVSDLIEGILRLSRSDEHLPVNIGNPNEFTILECAHEVLVATGSKSELIFKPLPQDDPTRRRPDITRARAVLSWEPSINLRQGLEKSLAYFKACTNGSSKH; from the coding sequence ATGGCGTCTCAAACGATTCTTGTCACGGGAGCAGCAGGCTTTCTCGGCTCTCATCTCTGTGACGCCCTCTTCGCCGAAGGAAACTCTGTGATCGGCGTGGATAATTTTTCGACGGGAAACCGGGACAACGTAGCCCATCTTGCGAGCCAATCGCGCTTCAAGCTGGTCGAGCACGACATTACCAGGCCTTTCGACCCGGGCAAGGTGGACTATGTCTTCAATCTTGCCTCGCCAGCCAGCCCCATCGACTATAGCCGCCTAGGTGTTGAGACGCTGATGGTCGGTTCGGCAGGCACGGTCAACATGCTTGACCTGGCCAGGAAGTACAACGCGGGTTTTCTGCATGCTTCCACGTCAGAGTGCTATGGCGACCCCGAAGTGCATCCTCAGGTAGAGACTTACTGGGGCAATGTGAATCCCATCGGGCCGCGATCGGTGTATGACGAGGCCAAACGCTTCTCAGAGGCTGCGGCGATGGCGTATCACCGTTATTACGGGGTCAATACGCATCTTGTGCGTATCTTCAACACATATGGTCCGCGTCTTCAGCCGAACGACGGCCGCGTCATCTCCAACTTCATGATTCAGGCGCTGCGTGGCGAACCGCTCACGATCTATGGTGATGGCTCGCAGACTCGCAGCTTCTGCTATGTCTCTGATCTGATCGAAGGCATTCTCAGGCTCTCTCGCTCTGACGAGCACCTGCCTGTCAACATTGGCAATCCGAACGAGTTCACCATTCTGGAGTGTGCGCACGAGGTCCTGGTCGCAACCGGGTCGAAGAGTGAGCTCATCTTCAAGCCTCTGCCCCAGGATGACCCGACCCGCCGGCGCCCTGACATCACACGTGCGAGGGCCGTGCTTAGTTGGGAGCCTTCCATTAATCTGCGCCAAGGACTCGAAAAATCACTCGCTTATTTCAAAGCGTGCACGAATGGTTCCTCGAAACACTAA